gctagaggggagcgtcaagggaatatgtacgtcctcaaggaatgtctacccaaggattcatccacttttgatataggattgaagacattttctctttctcataatgcgtcatcagtgccaagttcttgccattttcaatcaaaagtaaggggccctaaccaatttttggagtctgatttgtggcatagtcggctaggacattgtggtcgacatttcattgaaaaacttgtcacagatagtctcattccaagatcaagtttacctcttacttcaagtgtcaaaaaatgttcaagttgtggactttgtaagagtcatgttttacctttccataatataaatcaaagggcttccaaaccttttgaaactattttttctgatgtatgggggctagcccctattgattccatgtctgggtcaagatattatgtcttattcattgactcttactcacgtttcacctggatttacttcatgaaacacaaatcagaagtacctcacatatttcgaaacttctatgccatgattcaaactaaattttcatccaatgtggtgcattttcaatgtgatggagggggagaatattcctcgcttgattttattgaatttctacgtgaaaaagggataactagacaaatttcctgcccttacacaccacaacaaaatggtgtagttgagcggaaacatcgacatatagttgaaagcgccatgagcatgatgcatgatactaatgtgctcatttccttgtggactgaagccttccatactgctgtatacataataaattgtttgcctatgacactcttgatgtctaaatcgtcatattttacactcttaggcaaacaacctgattacaagaacttgaaggttttttgttgtgtatgctatgttcacgttgatgctgccttgaggaacaagtttcaagacaaagctattcaatgtagattcgttggatatgctgatgaatataaaggttttcgatgctatgatccaacaactaaacgtatcaaaacttcaagaaatgtcatttttgatgaacatagttttgataatacaaatgaaatgcctatgaccattgaatcttatgatccctggacctgtggaccagtacacagttattcaatgcagatcctgttatagaaaatgatgtgcctcaaagtgaagattcagagagagcaatacaaccgtcggatatggctcaaagtgaaaatcaagaagatccaacacagccatcaagtcatcacgaaaacaataatgaacagagcaacaatgcacatcggtattcgggtcttatctacagtcgacgactaaagggacagcaggagatggcttagtttatggtaagagtgaaaatataaccactggacatcaacttatgacattcacagatgcagattgggctggagatcccgatcaaagaaagtccatttctggtttttgtattttcattggacgtaatcttgtgtcttggagttgtcgaaagcaaaaggcagtagcaagatccagcactgaagctgaatacagatgcatggctgcaggtactgctgaagttacatgggttagacatttgctagaagacattggagaaaagattaaaacatcaatgttaatgtgcgataatcaaagcgctattaacattgcctttaatcccgtacaacatggtcgaacaaagcacattgagattgatcaacactttgttagacaaaaggtggaagacaaggaaattcagcctatttatgttcgtacagatgaacaagttgcagacttatttacaaaaggattaacaaaggaacgattctggtttctaaaaggcaagttgtacatggtgcaaaaccatgcacaacttgagggagggtgttaaaatataaatccttcaccagcacgttgaagaggagtctcttaggattccacctccttgtagaatgtgttaaaatatttaatgtccttgtaacatgtgaagagtctcctagaattctatgttatagttaatatccttgttatatgggaagtctcctaggattctatgttgtagttaatatccttgtaatatgtgaagtctcttaggtttctatgatgtaattaatgtccttggagcttgtgaaatctcctaggattctacgattggagactcttagaattctgaaaatgagattataaatagaggccgtgcaaaccattttggctacggcttcttctcctcagtttcttcttgttttcattctctctctctctctctctctctctctctctctctatcttcctgcgtgagtgctgttttcgggttacagatattggtgctacatttctatcaaaATCTTCCAGCCATCTTGGACTTCATCCAACTACAGCTACCCAACAAGCAGTATGTTGTAAAAGGCCAGAGGATTTTTCTATCCAACCTCAACTAGAGAGATACATGAATCGAATACACACAAACATACACACGTATATAATCATTCAAATGATGTCTATGTTCACGGTTTGTCAGACAAAAAGTAAATTCATGAATTAAATGTACTTGGCCATCAGCTTCTTTATGTTTTCTAATTCTGTGAGAAATGGGGAGCCCCAGGTTGCTTGATgttgtgtgtatatgtgtagTGAGCCCCAGGTTTTATGTGCTCTAACGTACCGTACTTTAAATTCACTTAATGAATTATAATTATCAACATATGTCATTAAGGGAGCGGGTTGGCGCAACCGTAGGAACTAGTAGGCGGTCAATTCTAGTTTTGAATTTTCAGTGTCAATTTTCTATGCTGCAAAAGGAGCCATTgacgtgcaagttgaagtacttAAGGCCCCAAAAGCAAGTCATATACCTTAAAGATATGAGAAGTTAGGTGGAAGCTTCGGCTCTTTTTTGAGTAGTTGGATGAAATACACATCGCTTACCCAAAAgtaacaaattttaaaacattacaTAGTGCAAGTGAGAATGAACTTAAAAAATCAACAACTCCTAATGCACAATAACTTCGATGGTTTAAAAGAATGCGGCTTTATTTCTTTCAAGAATGATAGCAAGCAtattgttaattatatatacacAGAGCCCCACTAAACTCAAAAAGATCTAAGGTTGCAGCTTGCTTTAAGAATCACGGTGTGGCCCGTTTCATCTAAAAGATattgtattatttttatttaatactTAAAACAGATTGAAGAGACAAGCTCTTTAAGAATCTGATTCAGGACCACACcaaataagaacaaaattaaCCAATGTTGGGccactttcttctttcttctggaTATTCCTTGGAAGGTAAAGGCGTCGAGAATCcatccttcttttccttcttcctccctctgtTTTCTCTGTAAAAATATTGGCGTAACTTCTTCGAAGCTAAGTATTGAATCTCGTGATGGAACAGGAAGAGTTGTGGCCGACATGCTCATTTTCTCTTCGGCGCGAAGGAAGGAAGCAACCCGAGGACGAAAGGTGAAGATGGCATCTACCGCCATGAATATACGTGAGAGCCAGCTGCATCCTGTCATCTTCATTGTCAAGAGTTTCTggctttgcttttttttcttttttcaactgaGAGGTCTCATCACCCCCAGAATATTCTTTATCTGTCAAATATTGGAgattcctccctctctcttttctctctctctctctctacctctttcTCTGTCATAGAATATTCCGAAAAAGATATGCCATCTAAGTCTGTAAGGTCTGCAAATTTTTCTAATGCCATGTAATTCTGCAAGGTCTGCAATATTTTTCTACGAGTAATAGTCagaggcctctctctctctctttctcatggaTATATGGCAGAGTTTCAATGGCGATCTTAAGCATATCTCTGCATCTATGCTGCGACAGACAGCAGAGTTAGTCTTGGTAAACTAGAAAAATCTGAGCAAAGTTTAcatacaaataacaaaaaatttacttttgaTCATCATTAGTTCATGCTCGAAACCAACAGCTTCAAAATCAGAAGAAATGCATTTGGGTGCAGTGAATTTCAGTTGCCAtccattttgatattttttatgtttctttataTCGTATcattaaacaaaatcaagacAAAACCGAAACCGACTtctataatattaaaaaaatgcaaattgaAGAAGCATGGGAGGATTGCATAACCACTCGCTGGAGCCAACCAGCCACCTCGATCTCACACCGACCGTATTCATGTCAGGCCATAGACGGCCCTCAACGTTTATGGTCTCAAGCACTCGGATTTGGTTTGGACAGGTCCGATCAGCCTATGGCCGGCTCGGTTTTCATTGGTAATGTGAAAAGAcgatatatatttatttatttatttatttatttatttatgggAAATTTGCCAACTGCCAGAAGTTTAACACAGAAACTGTTtcacatatttcatttttaacgaAATGTTGATTTAGTGCAAGTGCGACCCGCAGACAATCAGTTCCTGATTCAGTTTTTATATGCATCAACTTCTTCTGCAGGTTGACGCCACTTTAGACCCTAAAGGCAAggcgagagagagatggtttgAACTCGGGAGAGCAATATGCACCACAAGTAATCAAAATCGGATCTgttacagcaaaaaaaaaatggcagaaCTCTTGATTCAGATTGAACCCATCAGGCTGCAGGGCGCTCTGGGCATTCCACTAATTCTTAGTGGGCCTATCTTGGTATCCAAAAAATAGCAGCAGTCCATTTTCTACTGTTACCAGTCTCAATGGCAGTTAGATGCTAAGAGTGATGGAACCTGCCTTCACAGGTTACTGTGGGATCAGTGGATCACAGTATCCATTAACTTGTTTTTACTGGACACGCACATCTATTTATATTTGTAGACAGTGAGCAGACCATTTGAATCTGACAGATCACCATGTCGAAGGAAATTTACCAACTCGACCAACAATTTTTGAAGTCAGACAGGTCTCCATAATGAGCAATAAAAGAATATATGCAGTTCAGTGAAAATGGAGGTCGAAAGAGACCAACTAATGGTGAAAACACATGATAAGATCTTCTCTCATGAGTTGAAGAAGGCACTCTTGAGTTGCAGTAACTTTTCCTCTTCTGATTGAGATGTAAAAGAAGACGACACTCCATCTGAGTTGTTAAAGAGAGGGAATGTAAGTATTTTGCAGGGAAAAACTGAACAAAATGAGTTCTCATTTGATGTGGACAGTCAGAAAAAGTTAACATAGCCAGCCATTTCAAACAAAATGCCCTGTTACTCTCCTGGGTTATAGACAAAGGTCATGGGTTCAAGCCCACTGGATGTCCCTACTCCAAATTTCTGCCTTATTCCACTACTTGAGGACCAAAATCTGACAAGCACACTGGTTACAGAAAGATACAGAGGCTACTGTGACTTCATTTTATCTGTTCTATGTGTATCAGaggtgtgtgtgtatgtgtaagTAGTTTACATAGCAGGAGAGGTGGTAGTGTGGGAGGAAGAAGTGGCTGAGGAGCTTGAATCTTCGCCAACGCTCTCCCTGCTTCCACACTTGCCACCACCAGCCCGTCTCTCCGGCGACAGCGGGCCGTCCGGCGACTGCTGTTGCAACTGTTTCTTTGGCTTTGAGTTTGCTGCAGGCAGTGATGTTGTTGTTACTGTTGATGGCGCCGTCGACGTCGCCACCGGCGCATAGACGGTCCGCGGCGCGGCTTCCGGGTGGTGGGCAGAAGGTGCAACTGTGCTGTTGCTGTAATCTGGTGGAACCCAGATGCCACCCACCACAACAAACTGTGCTGGCTGAGAACTGCTCATGGGAATTGAGGTGCTTGGAACACGCCTCGTGTGCAAGCGGTACTTCTGCAGTAAAAATTATCATCAGTGGAGCAGTAAAAAAGATCGAAACACCAGATGAATTTTTTACAGAAGAGAGCTATGGAACTCTCCAAGTGAATCTTTTAAACGAAGAGGTTTCTGTCTCCACAAATGATAATTCAGTTTGCAAGTGAGTGAATAAAGTAGAAAAAGATAAGTTTATCTCGAATAACTTTTGGTTTGGAGGGTGAAAATAATGTCGTCTCACAGTTCTTTTCctatttgaaaatgaaatgggaTTTcgagaaaataacaaattggATGAAGTTTCTCCCATGTTTGATTAAAAGAGTAATTCAAACTCTTATCTAggtaaaatcaaattttcatctCGGTAAATGTATGcgctttttcttttgttagataCACAGTAAAAATGTACGAGTCTATATCCTGGATACCTcgatcttattttatttttaagatttgAGATACATGAATGCAAGATAAGACCTTTGAAGATCATATTAAATCTTTCACAactttttcttcgttttttaTTTGTAATGACTCTAGAAACTCACGAGAGGCCGTTGTTGTTCGCCCTGCAATATAAAACTCCACTCACAAGATTCGAACCAACAATTAGCCTCCTACCAGCCACCCACCTAACCAGCTATATCGGCCAAACCTTATATGGAGCCCTGACATCTTTTGCTTCATtgtcaaaaaataaatggaaatttCAACTATAAAATTTACGCATTTAATTCTTAGTTTTAGTTAGATGAATGATGAATTTGTgactgacttttttttttaaccataccaacaaaagtaaataatttcaaattcataatTCGAACAGAAACAACCAAAGCCCCTACTTGCACGCCCATGATACCAAAAACaagacaacataaaaaagagaaacttaCGAACTAATcatcaaaataatataataaatatttaacTCGGTtaatttggattaaaaaaaaaagttaccaagGTAGAGTTAGAAAGCTAGTGTTcatcaaaataatataataaatatttaacTCTCATAATTATGCTACCTGTGTGAACTCCAGACGATGCTCCGGTCAATTCAGATGCAAAGACTTTCATGACCCGATCGACACTCCAGCTAATACACGTATTAATAGCATTATCCCGAAGCTTCTCATGCCAATGtttattaatacaaaaaaaaggggATTCCCcattattaattaaaaatattttattctgTTTCTGATAGATACAGGCACATCATCAGAAATCTCAAACGATTCACCACAGATCTTTTCCGATCaccaatttttaaattatatcttGCCTTAACAAGGACGGTCTCTAGGAGATCATGCCTGTCGGTCAGCCATGAACCAGCTTGAAACTTTCTAGAGagggaaaaggagagagagacctgtaAGTGGCTTTTGACTTCATCGTTGGTGAGACCGTCTACCTTCATCAACTCCCTTATCTGCTTTGGTGTTGCAGctgtggagaaaagaaaaagatcaatttCAGTGTCTAAATCTGTAACCTCAGGAAAGGAatcaagcaaaagaaagaaagaaagatgtaaATCACAGAAGAATAAAAGGTGGGTAAGATAACTAACCATGGGAACCACCAAGTTGTTGAAGAGCATGAAGAAATCGGTGGTGAAGTTCTGGTGACCAACACCTCCTTGTCTTCTTCTGTGCGGATCCTTCCTTATCCTCCCCTTTGGTGGTGGCTGAACTTGCCGCCACAGTGGCCGCAGGAGCAGCCACCGCAGAAGGAGCAGGAGAGGGATCAGATGGGGCTTTCTTTTCCTTGCAGAAAGGATGGAAAGCACCCCTCTTCTTGGTCTCTGAACTCAGTGATTTTCTATATGAATCCACATCCTTCAttgaaaaagagggaaaaatcTTCAGTAACTCCAAGCTCAATCGTGCACAGTTTAagatagaaacaaaagaaaaacaggatcttgaaagtgaaaacttggaAAAGATCTTATTAAGGATTAGTAGAACTCATATTAGCCTTGCCCATTGAGTCAAATCGGGCTTTTGATCGGTTCCAACTTCATCTTTTGGTAATACCAAGTGGGGAAACAAATAGGAAAGTGACAGTGGTTTTCAACAGGAGTCTCATTTCTCCAGCAAAATTTAGAAGTTTCACCACAAGGCTTGATTAAACCTAAATCTAGAATGAAGAGAAATTCATTGGCGCAAGCTCATTGGTTTCTAGCCTTCAGACAGAAGGAATGTTAGCGAAATGAATAAAGAATTTAAAGATTGTATCCCTAAGAGTTACCGTGAATAGTTTTTTCCCCGTTCCCCTTTCTGTGCTGTAAAGGAAAGAAGaatatcttcttttttctgGCGCTAAATCAATGGACTTGTTTGTTGTCCTAAAATCCATCTAAACCATCATTTTCTACAGAGATCTCTTAAAAATCCACTTTTaactcatttttcttgaaatcaTATACATATGTCACCTTAATATCAAGCTCAAAATTCTCTACTTTTCATTCATCTTCAAGGCTAAATCCACCGTTTGCCCAATCCCAGATCTCTCAGGATGGTCCAAACAGATTCTCGGATCTTCCACACAACCTTTCAGACATGGATTGAATGCACCAAGTGTGGTAGTCAGCCATGAACCTACATCAAGGGCAATGGAGGATACCTCTTTCGGAGTACTTTCAGCATC
This window of the Nymphaea colorata isolate Beijing-Zhang1983 chromosome 2, ASM883128v2, whole genome shotgun sequence genome carries:
- the LOC116249236 gene encoding transcription factor HHO3-like, with translation MEMGRCQEYIDALEEERKKIQVFQRELPLCLQLVTQAIEACRQQLEAEIGGAGSDCEETSSEGPVLEEFIPLKKDSEDTQKENCREETKEDGCGDTSEKDEKPDWLRSVQLWSQDAESTPKEDVDSYRKSLSSETKKRGAFHPFCKEKKAPSDPSPAPSAVAAPAATVAASSATTKGEDKEGSAQKKTRRCWSPELHHRFLHALQQLGGSHAATPKQIRELMKVDGLTNDEVKSHLQKYRLHTRRVPSTSIPMSSSQPAQFVVVGGIWVPPDYSNSTVAPSAHHPEAAPRTVYAPVATSTAPSTVTTTSLPAANSKPKKQLQQQSPDGPLSPERRAGGGKCGSRESVGEDSSSSATSSSHTTTSPAM